The Drosophila biarmipes strain raj3 chromosome X, RU_DBia_V1.1, whole genome shotgun sequence genome includes the window TGCTTTTACATCAAgttattttggttttgtttgtcTTCTTGAAAGGATAACATACTTATATGCCCTTAAATATTATGCGACCATTTCTCTAGGCTAAGACTTCCGTGTTTTGGGTTCTTGGACTGGATCTTGGACTGGTTTGCCGGTGTCTGTACAGTGTGTCTCCCTGTGGTTTTGAGCTGGTTCAGTGGATTACCGGATTACTTGATAGCTGGATTGGTGGAGATTAGTCGTATTCTCTTATGCAAGTGCGCGACAAATGCGAGTATTCAATATGCGGGAAAAAGTGGCGACGGGGGATGCTAGTTAGTGGATAGATCTAGTCAAGAGTTGGTTAAGGGTGGGCTGGATCGATCGATCTTGTGAGTGGCTTTCGATTTTGCGGTGCATGTTGTGCGCAGCAAAGCTTTCTGAAAGCATCGTGACACAGGCAACACTTCTGAGTACTCGTACTAGGTAATTCTCTTCACACCTCGCTTGAACGGAGAACAAAGGCTTGTGACTCTAGCTAAGTTTAAATTACACTTGAAGAAATTTTGCTAATTTTCATACATGTGTTAGTACATAGATATATAtctaaacatatatatatatatatattaaataaattctttccTCCACTCCGCGCCAGGAgcctacaaaaaatatttatagttatcATCGTGGTATCTTTGGGTCTCCTTGTTCGGGTTTTTCGATTATATGCAGTATGATCTCTGTGTGTCAAGCATTATAAAAATAGAACGCCCATCGATCTGGGAGGTGAGTATTCATATTCATTAATCGTTATGCGATCTGGTTAGGTTTCTTGTTCTTTGTTTCTCTCGGAAAAGGCCTTTGAAAGAATTGAAAGTGGTTCTGTTCTGCGACTGCGATCAAGCATTCTGTGGAGTATACATGCGACTCAATGGTCTGACTTGACTGGCTGTGCGAGGAGTGTCTGTGGCTCCAATTTCGACTTGCATTTCATTCGGGTTGATCACAGCttttacaattctaatgatatACGTGTGAGTGGTAGAGTGTGTGTATGGAGAGTGTGTTTGCTTCTTCTTGGAGCACAGTGCGGGCTATCTTTGAATTCGCACCaaaatactatatatttcGTAGGTATTCGTATTTACATGCATGCAAACATGATGAGAAAAAAAACGTATATATTTATCTTTCTTGCAGATGTGTGTCGCAGTATATGCActtaatttctttatatatataaatatttataatactttCGCGAAGATGCACGAAGAAAATGCATTCTGTCCGACTTACATACACATAATTACActtaatatttcgtttttcGTTCGAGAAAGCTGCCATTCTTGTGACTTGATTCATCATTTTATATAGAtcttgttatttaaaaaagtaatacaAAATATGTTTGGTTTTCCTTCATTTACTCTCATTACGATTGCTAGATCCGTTTTAGATTCGCTTGGCATATGAAATATGTAGGAAAGAAGGCATGTCAGAtatttgtttcttattttctGCTTTTGTGTAATACTCGCTTTCGGCGCTTTCAACTATTTGTGTTTagttggtaaaaaaaatttaagtaaaattcaCTACGACCCTCTGCACGATAATACACTTATTTCGCTCTATTTATAAGTATCCGTAAAGAATTagcaaagaaaacaaaaaatggggTAAAAACAGAAGGAATACACATTTAACAGCTGGGAGGCGAAGAGTGGGTGGGGGCTTCGGTTGGGGTCACATCTGGAGAAGATGCGGCCAGGAGGGCAGCAGGCTGGAGAAGATCACTCCCCTCCCTTGGGCTATTTTCGTGGCAACAACATTGAACAGTGCTTAAATCTGATTTCCTCCGGTACTTCTATATTCGTTATACATATATTCGTATATATGCGGTACGTTGACCTAGGCATATGCTATATAGGTTATGTAACTATCTGGTTGCTTTTAGGAAACTCGCCCCGCGCCGTGGCTCCACGTGGGTTGAGATGGGGGCAAAATGCACAAGAAACGTCCGCTCCTCCGACTCTGACTCTCCGCCGGACGGTTTGATCCTGCTCCTCGTCCTCTTCCTCGTTCTCATCCTGATCCTTCGTTGTACTCCTCATCTTCATCTGCGGACTGTAGTTAACTTTGTCTTGATGGTTAAACACTCTTCGCTGATTATTTTCCAGCTTTTGCTTCGCTAATGCGGCtggttttgatttgttttgtttcctctttattttagctatttgtttttcatttagtttaaatttaatttaaataatgtttatatatagatGTTTTTGCTATACAACTATAGCTTGGtatgtaataatattaaaaaaaaataatagattaACGTAAATTGGTTACTCTACACTCTACACATTTCCAACTTTCTCGTACCTCGGAATCCGTCTGTGCTTGCCATCGCTCCTCACGCATCTTATATACCATATagcatatcatatcatattgtATCATAATCAGGACGAACATCTAGTCGGAAAAGTTACTCTCCAATTTGCAAGGTAAAACATACAATTATTCGGTTTCTCGTCCGTGTGTACCAATTTGCGAAGGTATAAAGTAAAAGTACTCTGTATACAAGTTGTTTTCCCGTCCGCTTGCGCAACAGACACCTGGAGGCGGCCTACTCCGAGTCCTGTTCGCGCTCATCGAAGCCGGCCAGGTCGACGGTCTGCAGCATGCCGCGCGAGTAGGCGTACTCGATGAGGGCCAGGTGGCAGAACACATACTGATCGGGCATCTGGATGGAGTAGGCGCGCTGCGAGCGGATCTTCTCCACGGTGCCGCGTATGTCCGCCGTGCCCACGTCCTCAAGCCGCGATATGCAAATGTCCAGGGTGATGAATGTGCCTGTGGATCGGAGGTGGGTCAGTGAATCTGCCGGCAGGGATGGGCCTCCGTTCGGCTCACCTGTTCGTCCAATGCCTGCACTGCAGTGCACCACAATGGGCGGTCCGCGGGCGTGGCCCGCCCAGGTGTCGCCCAGGGCGCTGACCATCTCCGCCTGCTTCTCGCGCACCTTCTGCAGGAAGTTCAGCATGGCCATGGCCGAGCTGGGCACCCCGTAGTCCGGCCAGCTGGTGAACTGCCAATGTGAGACATTGCGTATTTCGTCAGTCTGTTTGTGAAGTAAACGAAATACGAGTTAATCATAAAGTTCTCGGGTAGCTCGCCAGTTTGGGGGACTGCACCTTTATGTTTCTCAATTCCAACGAGGCCACCATATAGTCCTCGTTGCACTCAACGCTAATTGTTCGCACATGGTAGTCGCCAAACTCTAAGGAACTTTCTTCAGTCGGCTCCCAGTACTGGCCGCATTTAACGCGTCCGCGCTCCATAACGCGCGTCGTCATCACTATAACTAAACAATGTTGCTCCCAGATCATGCGCCAAAAGTCCTGGGATGTCTTTGGTAATGGACCTGTTGGCAAATCCAAAGTTCATTAGCTTGTAGTTCATAAATGGAAAGCCAGGTGGCTCACTCGCACCTTGAGTTGAAATATAGGCATTCTTCTGTTTGTAGCCATCGACGAAATTCGCATTTATGTAATCCGACGGCTCGTCGCCGTCTTCGTGGGCCAGTACCACGCGACTGTGGTCGTAGCAGAGGACGTCTGTGTAGCGATTCTTGGTCAGGTTGGCGCGCATCCTGCAGGGTTTCGAGAAAATTCgttaagtatttaaatatttgagatAGGGgaattggaaataaaatatagcaAGCTTTCTGATGTAATGCGAAAAGCTGGAGAATTCGCTTTTGAATATGGGCAAGCCTTTGCCATAAGTTAACTCAATGTAAGAATATACAAATCGGGAATTCTTCAGAAAATTCTAACTATGTTGTTGCCTGAAGATCAGGCCTAAAAGATTTACGATATTTTGAAATGGTTCAGCAGGAAGTGCACACCCACCTCGCATGCAAAAAGGTGCCCTCGGGCGCCCTGTTCCGAATGTCCGCGTACTCCTTGATCAGCCCATGGCGACCGCGCTGCTTGACCATCTGGACAATCTGGTCGATGGGCTTCGGGTCGCCTTCCTGGCCGGCCAGACTGTCGTCGTCGCTGAAGCCGGACGAGGCGCTGCTCGGCGGATTCTCCGACCAGAACTCGCCGCCTCcgttggtggtggtggtgctggtggtgccgCCAGttgctccagctgctcctgcggccgtggcggcggcggtgctGTTGTTCTCCGCCGCGCCACTCGTGTTGAGCTTGAGGGGATTGGCTGCTGTGGCGttactgctgctgccgctgctgttgttcGCCTGACGGTGGCTGGGACTCAGTCCGTTGATTGTGATGTTTTCGTTGGGCTCGGAACTGCAGCTCACGGCCGACGCTGCCGCCGCGGACGCAGCTCCTCCGGCCGGGCCCACGCCATTGCTGACGGTCACCACGGTGGTATTGTTGTCGCCCAGCTGGTGGACGGCGCTGATTATCGTGGCTCCCGCAGTTGCCGCGGCCTCCGCCGACTCCGTGCCATTGGTGGCCACTGCCGCCGACCCAGTTGCAGAGCCCGACCCGGCCACACCCACGATATTGGCCAGCAGCTCGTCCTCACGATTCGTCATCGATTGGCGGCAGCTGAGCAACCATGTGGCGTGATCCACCTCCAGCGTGCCACCCAGGTGAATGGGCAGCGCCTTGCGCGGCACGTGCAGCGCCAACTGGGGCACCGATACAGTGAACACTCGCTCGCGCAGCTTCTCGCGCACGAACAGACGCAGGATCTTGAAGGGCGCCTTGAACCACAGCGGCGCCGTCACGATCAGCACCTTCTTCAGACGCGCCGGATAGCCGCCCTGGAATGGAAGTCGAATGTTTCCGGGATTAGAGCTGGTTATTGAAAGGactattatatttaattgtgATGTATCTTCTACAGCAGTACCCGTTTTGAAGTCCCCAACAGTTCCTAAATCAGCCaggtttttggttttataaCTTATAGTATAGTCTCTTGCTTAATAAGTGTGAAAAGGATATTAACATTTAAGACATCTTAGTCCATTgtcaaaaattattaaattggaGCTAAAAGTAATACTTTAGTGGagcgaaaaaaatatatgtaaacaATATTAATGACTTCAAAAGAATCTTAATCAGCTGGGATCGAAAGGACATTAAAATCTAAGCCGTCTTCCCTAACGCTATTAAAAAATCGTTGTTATAcccaaaactttaaaaaagaatttaaaataatccTCTTAGCAGTTATTGCCTCTATAAACCCTTTAGGCACATTTCCCCGTATCTTTGGGCGTGCTTGCCATTAGCTTCGTCCCATTGTTATTGATTTTATGTCCCTAATTGACACTCGTGTCAAGATCAAAAGTAGGATTAATGTCCACGAGCTCAGTAAGCAATTAGGCGTTTCGCAGGAAGTTTTTAATGACACACAGTCGATAGACAAGACATCGTACTTTCGTTTTACCGAGAAGCACTTTGTGGCATCTGACATTTTTGTGCCATTTTCCCCAGAACTCCACTCTGCAGCTTTGATTTTGCATTCAAAGCGGCGATGACTGCGAACGTCTGCTGATGAAACTTTCTTATCACCCACCTCCCACGCACAGCCTGCAGTTTTCCCAGAAATATTGATAGTGAATACTCCTGTGCATCGGGCCAAAGAGGAGGAGGGGGAGGCGCATGACAAGCTCAGGCGTGGCAGAAGCCAGAGATAcaatttcccatttccatttccaggGAAACCTTCTGCAATAAACCAAGCTGACCTGCACATGGCACGAGTTCCGACTAAAAAgctttgtatttattaattaacacGCAACCGAATGAAATGCCCTGGTTCTCTCTCTGTTGCCTCTTGCGCCGAGACCAACGGCAGAGGGGGTTCAAAAGAACAGACGCAGTTCTCGGAAAATTTAGAACACCGTTTGGGTTTAATCACAGAAACCACATCCCATAGTATAAGGCCAACTTTGATGCAGAGAAACCTTTATGTTCTTAGAAAGATTGTGTACTCAGAAAGATTGTCGAATCGATAAGGAATCTGCAAAAGGAACCTATGTGTCCTTAACAATTGCCATAAGTCCCAACCAACTTTGATAATCCAAAAGTAATTTCATGAGATCCTTTTACTTTCTTGTATACAAATTACGAGCTCTAGAGATCTCTTAAATGCAATGAAAAACTTATACAAACCAGAGCCACAGCTGCCAAATTTGCACCCAAAACTCTTTATGCACTGTTGACCTCAGCTGAGCATGGACTTTCGCCGCTAGTGAGCAAAGATACCTCATTTCTCGCCACCAGAGTGAGTCCTTGCCAGCTTACTTTCATAGTACACAAGCTTTCGGCTGACCACACGCAGCCCTGATTAAGTTGGAGGGCCGCGAGGTAGGCGGCTGGAGAAAACTGCGACAACATTCAACGGTTCGGCTGAGAACGAGGaaaagtgggtggtggtgggctGGTGGGGAGTGGAAAGCCAACCGGCAACCTTCACCCAGTTGGGCAAATGTTGAGCGAATTTCGTTGCGGCATTTTTCGTCGATGGCACATTGAGATacggcaaaaacaacaagtgGAAAACTTGGCTTCCCTCAAAGGTGAAATGTGATTTCCCagcgaaagagagagcggtATGTGCAGGTACAGGGAGAGGGGGTCGGTGAAAGAGAAAGGGGTGTGGGTGGGTTTGATTTTGATGTGTATGTAGACCCATGCGAACACATGCATGTACGATATATCATCCATGCCATCATTATTTAGTTTATTGGCCCCAAAAGCAGTGCAGCAAGCAGATTAAGGTCAGCGGGCAGTgggaaaaagaggaaaaatccACAGATAGTGCGgtaaaagcaacaacaagtgcACTTTAATTAAACGCACAATCACAACCAATATaagcacacacacccacacacccgcTCACGCTTGTGCTcgtggaaaatttaattaaaagttctttTCGCAGTTCACCTAAAAATATTGCGCTTCCCTGCTTGCCTCCATTGTTGGCCCAATAAATTCTAATTGCCAACATTTCAATTAAGTTGGGTGAACTTCCCAACACTGGCCCCCACgtatttcttcttcttctgctaAAGATTGCATCATCAAATCATACACACACGCAGAAATGCAGGCAGCAcgctcacacacacgcaaCACACAACTTCCTTTCATCTTCTCAGTCTCAGTCTCCATCTTCATCTTCGTGTTCTCCCCTGCCCTGCCCCCTTTCTCATGCCTTCGTGTTGCCTTCCAGTTTGTTTTCATGTGCACTTTCACTTTGATCCCAGCACACACGCATGCGAACTTGCTTTCAGTGTTGCACAATCCCAATGTGTGTTATGCTGGAAAGTGGGctatattaattttcttcttCAAAGTAAAGGCTATTTACTTTTCTATTTCTTTTGGTAAAGATTACTTGCACAGACGCTTGGCCTATTAGGTACAGTTAATCCCAACACACTCGCAGAAAGCACGGTTTCTTTCAGTGCTGCACAATTTCTGAAGATGGCATGCAGGAAGTAGGcaatattattgttaattCTCTTCAAGCtggttttaaaaactttatcaTTTGCTTCCACCCTATGGATGCTTCTTAATAGTATTTCCATTATTCCAGTATTCCTTGTATAACCTATTATTTTCGAGCCCTTGTCGAAAGCCCTTTACATTTTGCACCTTAAATACTTTCCCTTCGTAATAAATAAGCATTAACTTTCCAAAGTTCGAAAGTAGGCAACGCAATTCATTactattttagtttttccgtTTATATTCTATGAATTATTTCCCTG containing:
- the LOC108023405 gene encoding tyrosine-protein phosphatase non-receptor type 9 isoform X3 gives rise to the protein MEAEQQEFAVKQFIDLCNNLGANCSTTTATSPSASSSSASSTQNLIAILPPHTQQLQVQLPAAPGDGGGGGGAPVRRHISHTTAVKFLYARKFDIPRAVSLYEQHEQIRLKEYLYNIDPDVEPLRSELQTGKFTILPARTSSGAAIALFTANRHSPLSVSHTTTLQGIVYQLDSALQDSETQRAGLVFIYDMSGSKYSNFDYDLSQKILTLLKGGYPARLKKVLIVTAPLWFKAPFKILRLFVREKLRERVFTVSVPQLALHVPRKALPIHLGGTLEVDHATWLLSCRQSMTNREDELLANIVGVAGSGSATGSAAVATNGTESAEAAATAGATIISAVHQLGDNNTTVVTVSNGVGPAGGAASAAAASAVSCSSEPNENITINGLSPSHRQANNSSGSSSNATAANPLKLNTSGAAENNSTAAATAAGAAGATGGTTSTTTTNGGGEFWSENPPSSASSGFSDDDSLAGQEGDPKPIDQIVQMVKQRGRHGLIKEYADIRNRAPEGTFLHARMRANLTKNRYTDVLCYDHSRVVLAHEDGDEPSDYINANFVDGYKQKNAYISTQGPLPKTSQDFWRMIWEQHCLVIVMTTRVMERGRVKCGQYWEPTEESSLEFGDYHVRTISVECNEDYMVASLELRNIKTDEIRNVSHWQFTSWPDYGVPSSAMAMLNFLQKVREKQAEMVSALGDTWAGHARGPPIVVHCSAGIGRTGTFITLDICISRLEDVGTADIRGTVEKIRSQRAYSIQMPDQYVFCHLALIEYAYSRGMLQTVDLAGFDEREQDSE
- the LOC108023405 gene encoding tyrosine-protein phosphatase non-receptor type 9 isoform X1, with the protein product MQRTHWNKDEPEDRNNNSGRGSEQDSGCHQRLFLCIAKAVKQFIDLCNNLGANCSTTTATSPSASSSSASSTQNLIAILPPHTQQLQVQLPAAPGDGGGGGGAPVRRHISHTTAVKFLYARKFDIPRAVSLYEQHEQIRLKEYLYNIDPDVEPLRSELQTGKFTILPARTSSGAAIALFTANRHSPLSVSHTTTLQGIVYQLDSALQDSETQRAGLVFIYDMSGSKYSNFDYDLSQKILTLLKGGYPARLKKVLIVTAPLWFKAPFKILRLFVREKLRERVFTVSVPQLALHVPRKALPIHLGGTLEVDHATWLLSCRQSMTNREDELLANIVGVAGSGSATGSAAVATNGTESAEAAATAGATIISAVHQLGDNNTTVVTVSNGVGPAGGAASAAAASAVSCSSEPNENITINGLSPSHRQANNSSGSSSNATAANPLKLNTSGAAENNSTAAATAAGAAGATGGTTSTTTTNGGGEFWSENPPSSASSGFSDDDSLAGQEGDPKPIDQIVQMVKQRGRHGLIKEYADIRNRAPEGTFLHARMRANLTKNRYTDVLCYDHSRVVLAHEDGDEPSDYINANFVDGYKQKNAYISTQGPLPKTSQDFWRMIWEQHCLVIVMTTRVMERGRVKCGQYWEPTEESSLEFGDYHVRTISVECNEDYMVASLELRNIKTDEIRNVSHWQFTSWPDYGVPSSAMAMLNFLQKVREKQAEMVSALGDTWAGHARGPPIVVHCSAGIGRTGTFITLDICISRLEDVGTADIRGTVEKIRSQRAYSIQMPDQYVFCHLALIEYAYSRGMLQTVDLAGFDEREQDSE
- the LOC108023405 gene encoding tyrosine-protein phosphatase non-receptor type 9 isoform X4; translation: MTNREDELLANIVGVAGSGSATGSAAVATNGTESAEAAATAGATIISAVHQLGDNNTTVVTVSNGVGPAGGAASAAAASAVSCSSEPNENITINGLSPSHRQANNSSGSSSNATAANPLKLNTSGAAENNSTAAATAAGAAGATGGTTSTTTTNGGGEFWSENPPSSASSGFSDDDSLAGQEGDPKPIDQIVQMVKQRGRHGLIKEYADIRNRAPEGTFLHARMRANLTKNRYTDVLCYDHSRVVLAHEDGDEPSDYINANFVDGYKQKNAYISTQGPLPKTSQDFWRMIWEQHCLVIVMTTRVMERGRVKCGQYWEPTEESSLEFGDYHVRTISVECNEDYMVASLELRNIKTDEIRNVSHWQFTSWPDYGVPSSAMAMLNFLQKVREKQAEMVSALGDTWAGHARGPPIVVHCSAGIGRTGTFITLDICISRLEDVGTADIRGTVEKIRSQRAYSIQMPDQYVFCHLALIEYAYSRGMLQTVDLAGFDEREQDSE
- the LOC108023405 gene encoding tyrosine-protein phosphatase non-receptor type 9 isoform X2, which produces MVHLYQRRRSREQAVKQFIDLCNNLGANCSTTTATSPSASSSSASSTQNLIAILPPHTQQLQVQLPAAPGDGGGGGGAPVRRHISHTTAVKFLYARKFDIPRAVSLYEQHEQIRLKEYLYNIDPDVEPLRSELQTGKFTILPARTSSGAAIALFTANRHSPLSVSHTTTLQGIVYQLDSALQDSETQRAGLVFIYDMSGSKYSNFDYDLSQKILTLLKGGYPARLKKVLIVTAPLWFKAPFKILRLFVREKLRERVFTVSVPQLALHVPRKALPIHLGGTLEVDHATWLLSCRQSMTNREDELLANIVGVAGSGSATGSAAVATNGTESAEAAATAGATIISAVHQLGDNNTTVVTVSNGVGPAGGAASAAAASAVSCSSEPNENITINGLSPSHRQANNSSGSSSNATAANPLKLNTSGAAENNSTAAATAAGAAGATGGTTSTTTTNGGGEFWSENPPSSASSGFSDDDSLAGQEGDPKPIDQIVQMVKQRGRHGLIKEYADIRNRAPEGTFLHARMRANLTKNRYTDVLCYDHSRVVLAHEDGDEPSDYINANFVDGYKQKNAYISTQGPLPKTSQDFWRMIWEQHCLVIVMTTRVMERGRVKCGQYWEPTEESSLEFGDYHVRTISVECNEDYMVASLELRNIKTDEIRNVSHWQFTSWPDYGVPSSAMAMLNFLQKVREKQAEMVSALGDTWAGHARGPPIVVHCSAGIGRTGTFITLDICISRLEDVGTADIRGTVEKIRSQRAYSIQMPDQYVFCHLALIEYAYSRGMLQTVDLAGFDEREQDSE